A stretch of the Cellulomonas sp. WB94 genome encodes the following:
- a CDS encoding phage holin family protein, translated as MGFLMRVIINGVAIWLATVLLSGLQIVGADSTGQKIGIIALIALIFGLVNAIVKPLVKLLSLPLYILTLGLFTLVVNALMLMLTAWITGHTDWGLRIDTFGTAVLGALIISIVSFVLSVALPGGRKR; from the coding sequence ATGGGCTTCCTCATGCGAGTCATCATCAACGGCGTCGCGATCTGGCTCGCGACCGTCCTCCTGTCGGGTCTGCAGATCGTCGGCGCCGACTCGACCGGCCAGAAGATCGGCATCATCGCGCTGATCGCGCTGATCTTCGGTCTGGTCAACGCGATCGTGAAGCCGCTCGTGAAGCTCCTGTCGCTCCCGCTGTACATCCTCACGCTCGGGCTGTTCACGCTCGTGGTCAACGCGCTCATGCTCATGCTGACCGCGTGGATCACGGGCCACACCGACTGGGGCCTGCGGATCGACACCTTCGGCACCGCGGTGCTCGGGGCACTCATCATCTCGATCGTCAGCTTCGTCCTCAGCGTCGCGCTGCCGGGCGGCCGCAAGCGCTGA
- the hisC gene encoding histidinol-phosphate transaminase — MTQVPLRPAVAALPAYVPGGRSPVGAAAFKLSSNENPFPPLPSVVAAIIDGAMDVNRYPDMYATELTEAIASRWGVPAASLVVGNGSIAVLGHVLAAVVDAGDEVVYPWRSFDAYPIAVAVAGGIGVPVPVTDDGRLDLVAMAAAVTPRTRVVLVCTPNNPTGPAVHADELSDFLAAVPRDVLVVLDEAYVEFVRDPLAADALAVFAGQPNVVVLRTFSKAYGLAGLRVGFAIARPRLASGIRATSTPFGVSHVAQLAAIASLRAADELLARVDAIVAERGRMLAGLRGQGWSVPDSQANFVWLPLGDRAVSFATAATEAGVIVRPFAGDGVRVSVGETEATDVLLEFAATFRH; from the coding sequence GTGACCCAGGTACCCCTCCGGCCGGCTGTCGCTGCTCTCCCCGCGTACGTCCCGGGTGGTCGGTCCCCGGTCGGTGCGGCGGCGTTCAAGCTGTCCTCGAACGAGAACCCGTTCCCACCGCTGCCGTCGGTCGTCGCCGCGATCATCGACGGTGCGATGGACGTCAACCGCTACCCCGACATGTACGCGACCGAGCTGACCGAGGCGATCGCGAGCCGGTGGGGCGTGCCGGCCGCGAGCCTCGTCGTGGGCAACGGCTCGATCGCCGTGCTCGGGCACGTGCTGGCCGCGGTCGTCGATGCGGGCGACGAGGTCGTGTACCCGTGGCGCTCGTTCGACGCGTACCCGATCGCGGTCGCCGTCGCGGGCGGCATCGGGGTGCCGGTGCCCGTGACCGACGACGGCCGGCTCGACCTGGTTGCCATGGCCGCTGCGGTCACGCCGCGGACCCGGGTGGTCCTCGTGTGCACCCCGAACAACCCGACCGGACCGGCGGTGCACGCCGACGAGCTGTCCGACTTCCTCGCTGCGGTCCCACGGGACGTGCTCGTGGTGCTCGACGAGGCCTACGTCGAGTTCGTCCGGGACCCGCTGGCTGCCGACGCGCTCGCGGTGTTCGCGGGCCAGCCGAACGTCGTCGTGCTGCGGACGTTCTCCAAGGCGTACGGGCTCGCGGGACTGCGCGTCGGCTTCGCGATCGCCCGCCCGCGCCTCGCCTCGGGGATCCGCGCGACCTCGACACCGTTCGGGGTCTCGCACGTCGCGCAGCTCGCGGCCATCGCCTCGCTGCGCGCGGCCGACGAGCTGCTGGCGCGGGTCGACGCGATCGTGGCCGAGCGTGGCCGGATGCTCGCCGGCCTGCGGGGGCAGGGCTGGTCGGTGCCGGACAGCCAGGCCAACTTCGTGTGGCTGCCCCTCGGCGACCGGGCGGTGTCGTTCGCCACCGCGGCGACCGAGGCCGGCGTCATCGTGCGACCGTTCGCGGGCGACGGCGTGCGCGTGAGCGTGGGGGAGACCGAGGCGACCGACGTGCTGCTCGAGTTCGCGGCGACGTTCCGGCACTGA